One stretch of Candidatus Nitrosotenuis cloacae DNA includes these proteins:
- a CDS encoding DNA-directed DNA polymerase II small subunit: MISDIGAALNFVINKGFQIHPDALKILEQIDVKELERIIKQIVKEKERQQLYLISQKDLESFLGIKEDEFIEDDHEIIYDPTPYIASAEGVQGFTALFTSRFNKLKRIMSNRPEAKMIKTVSAVLATKSKDEVYVCGLVTDRRTDRNVTKITLDDQTGIIETIVIDEELQKTASGLLMDQFVMEKIVASKNGGFIVKDIILPDIPDHAANRSKTEAYAVFVSDLHAGSKYFMEKEFTDMIAWLSSPDPIAKRVKFVILGGDVVDGIGIYPNQDKELVALNTADQLKLLYDILDKIPKHIKVFIAPGNHDPGRRALPQPAIPAKYCPDLWGRKNFFMIGNPAIISLNSVKVLIFHGQSVDDIVKTTPGLSYDKPAKVMQYLLKARHLSPIYGANSPLAPELEDYMVIDEVPDIFHAGHVHVVDLDLYKNILILNSGAWQSQTPFQSGVGITPTPAVAVLVNLKTFKVYTKDFTK, from the coding sequence ATGATTAGTGATATCGGTGCTGCATTAAATTTTGTAATTAACAAGGGCTTTCAGATCCATCCAGATGCGCTAAAAATTCTAGAGCAAATCGACGTAAAGGAGTTGGAGAGGATCATAAAGCAAATCGTAAAGGAAAAGGAACGCCAACAACTATACCTGATTTCACAAAAAGACCTCGAGTCCTTCCTAGGCATAAAAGAGGACGAATTCATAGAGGATGATCATGAAATCATCTATGACCCGACTCCTTACATCGCATCAGCCGAGGGAGTTCAGGGCTTTACTGCCCTGTTTACAAGCAGATTCAACAAGCTCAAGCGAATAATGTCAAATCGCCCAGAGGCAAAAATGATAAAAACGGTTTCCGCCGTGCTTGCCACCAAATCAAAAGATGAGGTCTATGTGTGTGGTTTGGTCACAGACAGGCGAACCGACAGGAATGTCACAAAAATAACACTGGACGACCAAACAGGAATCATAGAAACCATTGTAATTGATGAGGAGCTACAAAAGACCGCCTCCGGATTATTGATGGACCAGTTTGTTATGGAGAAAATCGTCGCCAGTAAAAACGGTGGCTTTATTGTTAAAGATATTATTTTGCCGGACATTCCGGATCATGCCGCAAACCGCTCAAAGACTGAGGCCTATGCCGTTTTTGTCTCGGATCTACATGCCGGCTCTAAATATTTCATGGAAAAAGAATTCACAGACATGATAGCCTGGCTTTCCAGCCCAGACCCAATAGCAAAGCGGGTCAAGTTTGTCATTTTGGGCGGCGATGTGGTGGATGGAATTGGAATATACCCAAATCAGGATAAGGAGTTAGTTGCACTAAACACGGCAGACCAGCTAAAGCTGCTCTATGACATCCTAGACAAAATACCAAAGCACATCAAGGTCTTTATCGCACCCGGCAACCATGACCCAGGAAGAAGAGCACTTCCCCAGCCGGCAATTCCAGCAAAATACTGCCCAGACCTATGGGGTAGAAAGAACTTTTTCATGATAGGCAACCCGGCTATAATATCACTCAATAGCGTCAAGGTATTGATTTTCCATGGCCAGTCAGTGGATGACATTGTCAAGACCACGCCTGGACTCAGCTACGACAAGCCTGCAAAGGTCATGCAGTATTTGCTAAAGGCGAGGCATTTGAGCCCAATTTATGGGGCAAACAGCCCACTTGCGCCAGAACTAGAAGATTATATGGTAATTGATGAGGTACCCGATATCTTCCATGCAGGCCACGTCCATGTGGTGGATTTGGACCTATACAAAAACATCCTAATTTTGAATTCAGGTGCATGGCAATCACAAACACCATTCCAGTCAGGTGTTGGAATTACGCCGACTCCGGCAGTTGCGGTCTTGGTGAACTTGAAGACCTTTAAGGTCTACACCAAGGACTTTACTAAATAA
- a CDS encoding Cdc6/Cdc18 family protein — protein MVDDPVDRFLDNVESGKSIIKNRSVLHFSYLPDIILHRNEELEKVTQSLSPILKQSRPSNLLVYGKPGTGKTLVVKKILNKIQQRVEKSKFPIKLIYSNAKEETTLYGLLVSIGRQLDLDEDELPPTGLATSEVFKRLLKRIEQNQYNIILVVDEIDYLAHLVSKTGKDILYQLTRANERLKKGSMTLLGISNDLTFKERLDPRVISSLSEEEIVFTNYSVDQLKEILRDRIKDAFLEGVVEDSALNLCAAMAGREHGDARRAIDLLRVASEIAERAQSDTVKEEHIRTASTKMEEDKETTALRSYPLHEKLLIIAVMKASGLSTGEIYSAYKTLCKAIRQKELTQRRVTQMLSEIEMSGIISGKIIHQGIHGRTKKFTLTISPEIVKDTFSSEATLEDVI, from the coding sequence ATGGTAGATGACCCAGTTGATCGGTTTCTGGATAATGTAGAAAGTGGTAAATCCATAATAAAAAACCGAAGTGTTTTACATTTTTCCTACCTACCTGATATCATCTTACATAGAAATGAAGAACTGGAAAAGGTAACCCAGTCTTTATCGCCTATTTTGAAGCAGTCAAGACCTTCTAATTTGTTGGTGTATGGCAAGCCAGGAACCGGTAAAACTCTGGTGGTCAAAAAAATCCTAAACAAAATACAACAACGAGTTGAAAAGTCGAAATTTCCGATCAAACTGATCTATTCTAATGCCAAGGAAGAGACCACACTCTATGGCTTGCTTGTAAGCATTGGAAGGCAATTGGACTTGGATGAGGACGAATTACCCCCAACAGGCCTTGCTACATCAGAGGTCTTCAAACGACTACTAAAAAGAATAGAGCAAAACCAATACAACATCATTTTGGTTGTAGATGAAATCGACTATCTGGCTCACTTGGTATCAAAGACAGGCAAAGACATCCTATACCAACTGACTAGAGCAAATGAGCGCCTAAAAAAAGGCTCTATGACACTACTTGGCATATCAAACGATCTTACCTTCAAGGAAAGACTAGACCCCAGGGTAATCAGCTCATTATCTGAAGAAGAGATTGTCTTTACCAACTATTCAGTGGATCAGCTAAAAGAGATACTAAGGGACAGAATCAAGGATGCCTTTTTGGAGGGTGTAGTCGAGGACTCGGCGCTAAACCTTTGTGCAGCAATGGCAGGACGCGAGCATGGCGATGCCAGGCGTGCGATCGATTTACTCCGAGTGGCAAGTGAGATAGCGGAACGAGCACAGTCTGATACAGTCAAAGAAGAACACATCCGAACAGCCTCTACAAAAATGGAAGAAGACAAGGAAACAACAGCACTCAGATCCTACCCCTTACACGAAAAACTCCTAATCATTGCGGTAATGAAGGCATCCGGATTATCTACTGGTGAGATCTATTCAGCATACAAAACCCTCTGCAAGGCAATCCGCCAAAAAGAACTCACACAAAGAAGGGTAACACAGATGCTCTCTGAAATTGAAATGTCCGGCATTATTTCCGGCAAGATAATCCACCAAGGAATTCATGGTAGGACAAAAAAATTCACACTAACGATTTCACCTGAAATAGTAAAGGATACGTTTAGCTCAGAAGCTACGCTGGAAGACGTTATTTAG